In one window of Blastopirellula marina DNA:
- a CDS encoding FG-GAP repeat domain-containing protein gives MNLNRILLSLCLVLPFTLQAEERKLHTFDRQQLTGVYFSEGANAADINGDGISDVVYGPYWFAGPEYTTKHEIYKPVPQNRERYADNFFSWLYDFNGDGRNDVFVVGFPGTPAYVYENPGQEGFDKHWPKHQVFDWVSNESPQLLDIVGDDRPELICTRDGFFGFTTFDTEKPFGPWEFHRISDQIASKKFGHGLGVGDVNGDGRQDVIFANGWFEQPAENALTSRWQLHSASFTEGYGGAEMYAYDVDGDGDNDIITSHRAHDFGLAWYEQITEGDQTRFKHHLIMGEHPSENKYGVVFSELHSVALADIDGDGLKDIITGKTYWSHHRQSPQWDSGAVTYWFKLERGEKGVDWIPYQADGEAGIGRQISIVDINNDQLPDIVVGGMLGSHVLTHKVETVDEAKFKAAQPKIYTGPKLPTVEGAEALRGPKAKINAETGRVEGAIEGEKLTSKATAGAARTQDMQGFQGDKWSGGSQLFWTGAKPADSLALDLPEFTGTVDLEVVLTTAGDYGVVQLSLDDQPLGPPIDLYSGGVLTTGVLTFPQVAVKGDQHKLNVQIVGANHKAKKSYMFAIDYVRIKQADGSFVTE, from the coding sequence ATGAACCTCAATCGAATCCTCCTCTCGCTTTGTCTCGTCCTCCCTTTCACCTTGCAAGCCGAAGAACGAAAACTCCATACGTTTGATCGCCAGCAACTAACCGGCGTCTACTTTTCGGAAGGTGCGAACGCCGCCGACATCAATGGCGATGGAATCTCCGACGTGGTGTACGGACCGTACTGGTTTGCTGGACCGGAGTACACCACGAAGCACGAGATCTACAAACCGGTTCCGCAAAATCGCGAACGATACGCCGATAACTTCTTCAGCTGGTTGTACGACTTCAACGGTGATGGCCGGAACGATGTCTTTGTCGTCGGCTTCCCTGGAACGCCTGCCTACGTCTACGAGAACCCAGGCCAGGAAGGCTTTGACAAGCATTGGCCCAAGCATCAGGTATTCGACTGGGTATCGAACGAATCGCCGCAGCTGCTTGATATCGTAGGGGACGATCGTCCAGAACTTATTTGTACCCGCGATGGCTTCTTTGGGTTTACCACCTTTGATACGGAGAAACCGTTTGGACCTTGGGAGTTTCATCGCATCTCCGACCAAATTGCCTCGAAGAAGTTCGGCCACGGACTGGGTGTCGGTGATGTTAACGGTGACGGCCGGCAAGATGTCATCTTCGCCAATGGTTGGTTCGAGCAGCCAGCCGAAAACGCTTTAACGTCTCGCTGGCAACTTCATTCAGCCTCCTTCACAGAAGGTTACGGCGGCGCCGAAATGTATGCTTACGACGTCGATGGAGATGGCGACAACGACATCATCACCAGCCACCGCGCACACGACTTCGGCTTGGCATGGTACGAACAGATCACCGAAGGCGATCAAACTCGCTTCAAGCACCATCTGATCATGGGCGAGCATCCTTCTGAAAACAAATATGGCGTCGTCTTCAGTGAATTGCATTCGGTAGCTCTTGCCGACATTGATGGAGATGGCCTCAAGGATATCATCACCGGTAAGACTTACTGGTCGCATCATCGCCAAAGCCCACAATGGGATTCCGGGGCAGTCACGTATTGGTTCAAGCTGGAACGGGGCGAGAAGGGCGTCGATTGGATTCCGTACCAGGCCGATGGTGAAGCGGGTATTGGTCGTCAGATCTCGATCGTTGATATCAACAACGACCAACTCCCTGATATCGTCGTTGGCGGGATGCTTGGCTCTCATGTCCTGACGCACAAGGTAGAAACGGTCGACGAAGCGAAGTTCAAAGCGGCTCAGCCAAAGATTTACACCGGGCCGAAACTTCCGACCGTCGAAGGTGCGGAAGCATTGCGTGGTCCGAAAGCGAAAATCAATGCGGAGACTGGCCGCGTTGAAGGAGCGATCGAAGGGGAGAAGCTGACCAGCAAAGCCACCGCCGGGGCAGCCCGCACACAAGACATGCAAGGATTTCAAGGAGACAAGTGGAGTGGTGGCTCGCAGTTGTTTTGGACAGGGGCGAAACCTGCCGACTCACTGGCACTCGACTTGCCAGAATTCACCGGCACAGTCGATCTGGAAGTGGTTCTTACAACGGCTGGTGATTACGGGGTAGTTCAGTTGTCGCTCGACGACCAACCGCTCGGACCGCCGATTGATCTTTATAGCGGCGGTGTCCTGACCACCGGTGTCCTCACCTTTCCACAGGTCGCTGTGAAGGGTGACCAACACAAGCTCAACGTTCAGATCGTGGGTGCGAATCACAAGGCGAAGAAGTCCTACATGTTTGCCATCGACTATGTGAGAATCAAACAAGCGGATGGCAGCTTTGTGACGGAATAG